ctctgcttttcaatatgctgttttagttgcccataacttttcttcgaaggaataagtgtcttttaatttcatggctgaagtcaccatctgcagtgattttggagcccccaaaaataaactctgacactgtttccactgtttccccatctatttcccatgaagtgatgggaccagatgcaatgatctttgatttctgaatgttgaactttaagccaactttttcactctcctctttcactttcatcaggaggctttttagttcccctacactttctgccataagggtggtgtcatctgcatatctgaggttattgatatttctcccagcagtcgtgattccagcttgtgcttgtttcagcccagcgttcctcatgatggactctgcatataagttaaataagcagggtgacaatatacagccttgatgtactccttttcctatttggaaccaatctgttgttccatgtccagttttaactgttgcttccttacctgcatataggtttctcaagaggcaggtcaggtggtctggtgttcccatctctttcacaattttccacagtttattgtgatccagacagtcaaaggctttggcatactcaataaagcagaaatagatgttttcccggaactctcttgctttttccacggaGCCATAAAAACCCATTGAAAAACAGCCAGGGAACGTGCTGACAGAATTCCCATCAGCCTTACCAAGTGAGTAAGGAACATCACTTCTGGCAGGCACAGGAACTTTAGGATGTTTTGGGGACTTCAGGAAGAGAGGAATTCATCCAGATCTCTAAGTTTGACAACAGGTCTTTGCTGTGGCTTCCTAGCCTCAAGAAGCTATTAAAATTTCCTTCTGGACACTCCTTATAAACCGTTCCAGCAAAGCAGATTTAAAAGCACCTATATGGCAAATTGTTATTCTTACTATACTTAGATAAATAATCAGGCCAAGTTTATTGAATGTAGACTTCCTTTGCAAACAAATTAGGTCTTAGTTTTCCTGTCTTCGGTAGAAATGAGGGAGATGATAGACAGCAAAAAATGGTTCCATAGAAAGTGTACTATACATGTGTGGATATTAGGTTCTAGTGGTATTACGTTTCCTTGAAGTATTGTTATTTACCTGCAAACTGGGTTGGATCCTGAATTTTTCTAGTGTCCACCCGTATTTAGCTGCACCTTTCTTACTAAAATTCCCAATTTCTCCCAATCTTTTGATGTGTCTGTGGGAGACGGTGAGCTCTGAGCGATAcacctctgccatcttgatccgCTCACTCTCCCATTCTTTTGACTTGAATCACTGAGAACTAACATTGCCATTTTCCTGAAGTCCTGCAACGTGAAGCTAGATGACTTGATGCAAAGATCAGAGAAATTGTTACAACAGCTCACGTTCAAACAGACTTCATGCCTGTTGCTGTATGAGCCACTCAGAAAGTTAACCTGGTCACCCAGAGATATTGCTAACTGTGATAGAGACATTTCAAACTGCAATAGTTGCTTCGATCCTGACACCTTCTTGACTGACTACCCCCTGGGCTCAGAAACTGGTTGATAACCAGCTCCAATCATTTAcatctgcttttcttttgtttccatagaAATGCCTCTTATTAATAACTATCTGATACTGCTTGTACCCTAGACCTGGCTTTGGGAGCCCACCTGCAACACCACCTATTGAAATGAGATATCACTCTTTAAATGAACTGACCTGTTCTCAGAACTATgcaactgctgccatgaaatggAAGACTCCACTAATCCATTCTCTCTGTCCACAGTGACCAGATCAGCTTTTACCATGTGAGACTTGCAGGCAAGTTTCAGAGGAGGGACCTGTCAAGGCATAGGGCACTCTGCCCCAAAAAAACCACAGTGGCgtattgattattttgatttCACGTTACTTAAGAAACAGCCAACAGAGGAGGGACATCCCGCCGCCCCCGATTTCTGCCTCCCTGAGAGCAGGAAATACATCTCATATGAAGGATGTACTGCCTGCATCTGGAGGCAGAGGGAAACCCTTCCAACCAGAAATAGGCAGTTCAAGCAGAGAAGTCTGTATACACCAACCTTGTTAAGTCTTTAATTTACTACCCTGGATACAGATTCTGTTTAGATTTCTTAGTAGTAGAGTACCTAAACCCTAAGTTCATCTGTCCTGTCGATTCCTCAcaaattgttttgttgtttactaaataaagaagctgcctgctttgCCCACGTCTTAGGTCCCATTTCTATGACACTTCTTGTGCACATGAATTGCAAtttgtctctttgtctcctgttACTCTGTCTTGTGTCAAGTTTACTAGTAGTCTGACCACAAGAATTCAGAAGGGATAAAGGGAGGAACGTCTTTCTTCCCTACACACCTCAAAGGAGTTCACCCTTACATCTCAGAAACTCCCTGGAGACGATGTGCGTAGAATACCAGTCTGTGCAcgggaatctcctgcattgagatAAGAGCAGAGACACCTTAGATTTCTGTCTGTTAGGGGACAAATTGTGACCCTCCACAAATGCATATTGAAGGCATAACTTGGAGTACTTCAGAATGCAACTGTAGTTAGAAATAAGGTCTTTAAAGAGATGGTtgagttaaaatgaagtcattagggtgggccaTAACCCAGTGTGACTATCAGAAGAAATTGAGACACAAAAGGAGGCACCAAGGATATATGCACTCAAAAGGAATGCAAGTGAAGAGGGTAGCCACCTGGCAGCCAAAGGGAGAGGCCTCAGGGTAAACCAGCCCTCACCTTGAACTTGCAGCCTCTAGAACTCCGAGAAAATAAATTTCCGTTGTTTCAGCCACCCATTCTGTGGGGTTTTGTGTGGAGAGCCTAACAGATCTGTACGTTACCCCAGGTAGAGATTTCTTCCTGGATAGTCTTTTTACTTTCCTGTCATTCCTAAAGGCTATCTCAAGATCTTGCTTATGTGATTGCAGCTCCTTCTTTCTAAAGTTGTATGGGGATAGGCTAGGTCTTGATCTTAGCCTCACCAGACCTagcatagagcctttcaaagagcaggtgctcaaaaaataaatgaagacagtaaAGGTCTAACTTGGTAAGGTTTAATACCTCCTGCATTTTTCAAGTAGCATATCGAGGTATAAATTATTtagttttacaaaacagaagaccGAAAAGATGGAGAATAATCAAGGTTGATCatgttttgaaacttttttcaatttattttatcattccaTTGTCCCAGCAGTTTAACTGCGGGATTGCTTCCCATTTCAGCAAAAGTCCCTATTTTGATGTCACATTTTCTTATCTGGATGATCTTTTAAAACTCTTAGTCTTCGGTAGGGGTGGGAGAAGCTGCTGGACGTGGCAGTGGATCATGCCTGGAAGGGACAGTGGTGCCAGGCCTGGCTGGAACTGTGGCTCGAGCTCTCTCTTCATCTCACAAAGCCTCTTCATATTGTGATGAGAAGGCACTTGGGACCGTATCATTGACTTTTGCCAAAAATTCCAGGACTTTCATTTTGCTGGTTTCAGCATGGGCTCGTGGGCCCCACAGGAACTCGTAACGTGGAGGATCGCTGTGGGCAACATGAGGGTACTCCAGGTACTTCATCGTCACTAAGTCTCTGGTGATGAGCTTCCTGGGCTCTCCGTAGATGAAGTGTTTTCTCCCAGCATATACTCGCATCATattcaagaatttccagatgtcttCCTCAGTGGCACAGCCGCCCTTCACGAAGATCACACCCAGAACTGTCATCAAGAGACCAGTCTTAGGTAAGCCCCTACCATCCCACACCCTCCCATTGTTGGGCAGGTTCAGTTTGCTGACGAGGTCATAGGAGTGGATGGTTGAGTCAACTTCCTTCAAGTCAACTGCAACGACAGCCTCGACGTGTTCAGAGGCTCTCTTGAGAATCTCGGCAAATCGGTGATGGTATCTTGGGTGGATAATCTTCAGCATGTCTTCCTTCATGACgggctgcttcattttatacttacACAGAAGGAACTGCTCCAACAAACTTGTCATGCTGTTCAGAGTATCACCGTAGGTGTTTTCGGTAGAAGATGAGGAACGTGAATCTTCCTCATCTTGACTGGTATCTTCTTCATCAGATGTTGGGTCAGCAGTAGTTGAAAAAGTGCTGGTAGTAGATGGGGCTTCCAAAGACCCCTGGGAAGTGCTATCTGACCCAGTAGCTGATGAGCTCTGTGATTTATCTTCTAAAAGAGAAGAGGTAGAGGGAAGCTCTTCCATTACTGCAGTGGGCTGAACTCCCTTGTGACTCTGGGGCTCATATCGGGCCTGGTGGCGTTTCTCATGGATGCAGAGTATATGAGACTGACCCTGAGGCATGATGACTGCTCTGGGGGACAATGATTAGAAGTGTGAGCAGGAGGGCAGGTGATAAGGGCCCACAGGATGATGAAGGTTGAGTGTGCGGCCGCAGCAGGGGAATACCACCTTGGTTATCAGGAAGGCTACATTTGTGGTTTTCTTGAGGGCACTGTTCTGAAAACCCCCAGGGTTCCTATTCTTTTAACCAACCTGTCCTTTGGGAAACATATTGAAGGAAATTAGGGTGATCTTTAGGCTGCATCCTGCTACCCCTGCCTCAGGCATGCTGGGGTGACAGAAGGGGCTGGTAGTCTCCTACACAGAGGCATCTGTTATTTCACATTCAAGAC
The nucleotide sequence above comes from Capricornis sumatraensis isolate serow.1 chromosome X, serow.2, whole genome shotgun sequence. Encoded proteins:
- the LOC138071899 gene encoding melanoma-associated antigen B5-like; protein product: MPQGQSHILCIHEKRHQARYEPQSHKGVQPTAVMEELPSTSSLLEDKSQSSSATGSDSTSQGSLEAPSTTSTFSTTADPTSDEEDTSQDEEDSRSSSSTENTYGDTLNSMTSLLEQFLLCKYKMKQPVMKEDMLKIIHPRYHHRFAEILKRASEHVEAVVAVDLKEVDSTIHSYDLVSKLNLPNNGRVWDGRGLPKTGLLMTVLGVIFVKGGCATEEDIWKFLNMMRVYAGRKHFIYGEPRKLITRDLVTMKYLEYPHVAHSDPPRYEFLWGPRAHAETSKMKVLEFLAKVNDTVPSAFSSQYEEAL